A window of Chlorobium phaeobacteroides DSM 266 genomic DNA:
TGTTTGTTCCAGCCTGGCTGGCGTTGTTTGAGGTATCAGTGCAGGCTGGCGATCAGCCTGGTTTTATCCGCGATCTTCATGGCTTTTATACGACAAAAGGGGTGAATGTTCAGAATAAAATTGATCTTGCCCAACTCTTTTTTGTGCGCTCGGTTCATGACAGTGTCTATGCTGAACCCTATAAGGCAATGATGAGCGCCCTTGAAAAAAATTATCCGGGAGAGAGCCGCGTCTATGAGCTTAAAGCTTCTGCAAGCATGCAGCAGAAAAAATATCTTCAGGCTATTGCTGATTTTAAGCAGGCGCTTGCACTTGATGCTGCAAATTTCGACGCCTGGGAAGGGCTTGTTTCTGCCTATATCGTACAGAATGATCCGGGTGCAGCCAGGAAGGCATTGATGCTTGCAAAAAGGAAGGTTAAAGGAAATCGGACCAGGCTGTTGATGCTTGAAGGATATCTTTTTTACCATATCGGCGAGACGAAAAAAGCTGTAGTCGTTCTTGAAAAAGCTCTCAGTACGAAAGACGCTAAAAAAGAAAAAATGTTCTACATGCAAGCCAGTGTGACTCTTGCGCTTTGCTTTGACCGTCTTGGTATTCCTGCAAAAAGCATCAGAATTTATGAAACTATTCTTTTGCTTGACCCTGACAATGCTCTTGCGATGAATAATCTTGCCTATATATTAAGCCAGCAGGGCAGTCAACTGGATAAAGCCAAAACGCTTGCATTGGGAGCTGTGGCAAAAGACCCTGAAAGCATGGTTTATCTTGATACGCTCGGATGGGTTTATTATAAACTTGGCGAATATGACAAGGCTGAAAAAGCACTTGAAAAGGCGTTTGAATATGCAGTTGAAAAAAATCAGGTTGACCCGGAAATTATGCATCATCTGATCATGGTCTATGAAAAGCTGGGGTATACGGAGAAAATAAGAGTATTGCGGGAAAAAACCGGAGAGAAGAAGAGCCCATAAAGAAGAGATAACCATAACGGTTTTAAACATAAAAAAAACGGCGGATACCGCCGTTTTTTTTATTCACTCTTTTTAAGAATGATGATCAGGATTTTATCTCGTCAAATGATCGGGCTGCG
This region includes:
- a CDS encoding tetratricopeptide repeat protein; the encoded protein is MLLFFSSCSSTTIVSKSPSRAGFEKGITAEQLKGEFITASFRAAKGDYWGAIDHYRRVIKQEPDNAAVNYFMAKAFSVLDVSDSAMVYSEKAVSLSPDNLYYLKLLAGISHRLKDYKRAAEILTRVAALEPGHPENLALLALAYLSSEQPEKALDVFQEMLRLDPENERTQAQVLLLEIKLRHYQEAIGTLKELIGAGDEKEKLRLTLGELYLQTGQRDLAVAAFRSLVKDDPLFVPAWLALFEVSVQAGDQPGFIRDLHGFYTTKGVNVQNKIDLAQLFFVRSVHDSVYAEPYKAMMSALEKNYPGESRVYELKASASMQQKKYLQAIADFKQALALDAANFDAWEGLVSAYIVQNDPGAARKALMLAKRKVKGNRTRLLMLEGYLFYHIGETKKAVVVLEKALSTKDAKKEKMFYMQASVTLALCFDRLGIPAKSIRIYETILLLDPDNALAMNNLAYILSQQGSQLDKAKTLALGAVAKDPESMVYLDTLGWVYYKLGEYDKAEKALEKAFEYAVEKNQVDPEIMHHLIMVYEKLGYTEKIRVLREKTGEKKSP